From one Mustela nigripes isolate SB6536 chromosome 16, MUSNIG.SB6536, whole genome shotgun sequence genomic stretch:
- the AFMID gene encoding kynurenine formamidase isoform X1, translating to MEVPGRATGAEAPWKQLSAEELENQYCPSRWVIRRGAEETLKMYTHLGDKATKKVRATRKSLLHVPYGDGEGEKLDIYFPGEVAAEGLPFCLFLHGGYWQSGSKDMSAFMVEPLTARGVAVVVVAYDIAPKGTLDQMIDQVTRSIAFVQRKYPCNEGLYLCGHSAGAHLAAMMLLANWTKHGVTPNLKGFFLVSGIYDLEPIVHTTQNAPLLLTPEDARRNSPQLLLEAALARPSGPACRVLVTVGQHDSPEFHRQSREFFQMILSTILREL from the exons ATGGAGGTCCCCGGCCGCGCAACCGGAGCCGAGGCTCCCTGGAAGCAGCTCTCTGCAGAG GAGTTGGAGAATCAGTACTGCCCCAGCAGATGGGTCATCCGACGGGGAGCCGAAGAAACCCTGAAGATGTACACACACCTAGGAGACAAGG CCACCAAGAAGGTCCGGGCCACCAGGAAGAGCCTGCTGCATGTCCCCTACGGGGATGGCGAAGGGGAGAAACTGGACATCTACTTTCCTGGAGAAGTGGCTGCTGAAG GCTTGCCTTTCTGTCTGTTCCTTCACGGAGGCTACTGGCAGAGTGGAAG TAAGGACATGTCAGCCTTCATGGTCGAGCCACTGACGGCACGGGGAGTGGCTGTGGTAGTCGTGGCTTATGACATTGCCCCCAAAG GAACCCTGGACCAGATGATAGACCAGGTGACTCGGAGCATCGCATTTGTGCAGAGGAAATATCCGTGCAATGA GGGACTTTACCTTTGTGGACACTCAGCAGGGGCCCACCTGGCTGCCATGATGCTCCTGGCCAACTGGACCAAGCACGGAGTCACACCCAACCTCAAAG GTTTTTTCCTGGTAAGTGGGATCTATGACCTGGAGCCCATCGTGCACACCACTCAGAACGCCCCTCTCCTCCTGACCCC GGAGGACGCTCGGAGGAACAGCCCCCAGCTGCTCCTGGAGGCGGCCTTGGCTCGGCCCTCGGGGCCAGCCTGCCGCGTGCTGGTGACTGTGGGCCAACACGACTCCCCTGAATTCCACCGACAGTCGAGAGAGTTTTTTCAG ATGATTTTAAGCACAATCCTTCGGGAGCTCTAA
- the AFMID gene encoding kynurenine formamidase isoform X2: MEVPGRATGAEAPWKQLSAEELENQYCPSRWVIRRGAEETLKMYTHLGDKATKKVRATRKSLLHVPYGDGEGEKLDIYFPGEVAAEGLPFCLFLHGGYWQSGSKDMSAFMVEPLTARGVAVVVVAYDIAPKGTLDQMIDQVTRSIAFVQRKYPCNEGLYLCGHSAGAHLAAMMLLANWTKHGVTPNLKGFFLVSGIYDLEPIVHTTQNAPLLLTPEDARRNSPQLLLEAALARPSGPACRVLVTVGQHDSPEFHRQSREFFQTLRRGGWDASFEEIPDVDHFEIIWSLTQQDFVLTQMILSTILREL; the protein is encoded by the exons ATGGAGGTCCCCGGCCGCGCAACCGGAGCCGAGGCTCCCTGGAAGCAGCTCTCTGCAGAG GAGTTGGAGAATCAGTACTGCCCCAGCAGATGGGTCATCCGACGGGGAGCCGAAGAAACCCTGAAGATGTACACACACCTAGGAGACAAGG CCACCAAGAAGGTCCGGGCCACCAGGAAGAGCCTGCTGCATGTCCCCTACGGGGATGGCGAAGGGGAGAAACTGGACATCTACTTTCCTGGAGAAGTGGCTGCTGAAG GCTTGCCTTTCTGTCTGTTCCTTCACGGAGGCTACTGGCAGAGTGGAAG TAAGGACATGTCAGCCTTCATGGTCGAGCCACTGACGGCACGGGGAGTGGCTGTGGTAGTCGTGGCTTATGACATTGCCCCCAAAG GAACCCTGGACCAGATGATAGACCAGGTGACTCGGAGCATCGCATTTGTGCAGAGGAAATATCCGTGCAATGA GGGACTTTACCTTTGTGGACACTCAGCAGGGGCCCACCTGGCTGCCATGATGCTCCTGGCCAACTGGACCAAGCACGGAGTCACACCCAACCTCAAAG GTTTTTTCCTGGTAAGTGGGATCTATGACCTGGAGCCCATCGTGCACACCACTCAGAACGCCCCTCTCCTCCTGACCCC GGAGGACGCTCGGAGGAACAGCCCCCAGCTGCTCCTGGAGGCGGCCTTGGCTCGGCCCTCGGGGCCAGCCTGCCGCGTGCTGGTGACTGTGGGCCAACACGACTCCCCTGAATTCCACCGACAGTCGAGAGAGTTTTTTCAG ACGCTGCGCCGGGGAGGGTGGGATGCCTCGTTTGAAGAAATCCCTGACGTGGATCACTTTGAGATCATCTGGAGCCTAACCCAGCAGGACTTCGTGCTCACCCAG ATGATTTTAAGCACAATCCTTCGGGAGCTCTAA